From Watersipora subatra chromosome 8, tzWatSuba1.1, whole genome shotgun sequence, a single genomic window includes:
- the LOC137402130 gene encoding uncharacterized protein, whose product MSASLEKKQILLRNQHEAVQSFNRFHLRELEKLKDEVIERQRALRLNKAEMHKRDIEDITEPESWSSIQRPSTAQLQREVDELLAENPWRRAMMHQRMVYDHKGLVRPSMEYPSYSTRRYMP is encoded by the exons ATGAGTGCTTCCTTGGAGAAAAAACAGATTTTGCTACGAAACCAACATGAGGCTGTGCAATCATTCAACCGTTTTCATTTGAG GGAATTAGAGAAGTTGAAAGATGAGGTAATTGAGAGGCAGAGGGCTTTACGTTTAAATAAAGCAGAGATGCATAAAAGGGACATTGAAGACATCACTGAGCCTGAGTCTTG GTCGTCCATTCAAAGACCTTCAACCGCTCAGCTACAGAGAGAGGTTGATGAGCTCCTAGCGGAGAATCCGTGGCGCAGAGCAATGATGCATCAGCGTATGGTCTATGATCACAAG GGTCTTGTCAGACCAAGCATGGAGTATCCCAGCTACAGTACCAG GAGATACATGCCGTGA